One Phormidium ambiguum IAM M-71 genomic window, GAAAGAATAGCACCTTGCAATACTCCTTGACCAAAATTTCGGCGCATAGAACCAATTACAATGTCAGACTTTAGTTGCTGTTCGATTAATTGCAGTAAAATGGGTTCTAGCTGCAATTGCTCTAAATTGGTGAGTAATAACGCCCAGCAAAGATTGTCGAAAAATTTCTCGATATCAGCCTTGACAATCCAAGTCGGTTGGAACTGATAATAAGAATACAGATGTTTGACTGCCATCTGTATTCCCCGATTGGGACGGTAAGCATAGCTGCAATCGAGAAATAGTTCTTCTAATGGGAAGTAAAGTTCATTCAGCAGCAAGCGAGAAACAATTCTATCCCGCACTGTCTGAATTCCAATCAACCGTTTACCGCCACTACTTTTTGACAGATAAAATCCTTTGGCAGGGCTGACTCTGTAAATTTCACTTTGCAGTTGATGGTGTAAAATTGGTAATTGTTGACGAACAATTCCTGCAAATAAATCGGTAGTAATGCCATCAATACCAGCACTTTTGCTTCCCTTACGAACTTGTTCCCAAGCAATTTTGAGAAGCTGTGGGGCAAATTCCATTTAGTTACTTATCTCTCCAACAAACTCGATATTTCTATGGTTGCAGTCGGGTATATGAGTTCGTATATGAGTAATTGACAGGAGTATATGAGTTGGTGTATGACTTGGGTAGAGCTTTGAAAGAACAATGGCACAGCGATCGCTACGTGCATCAGCGTCGGGTATCGAAAAAGCTAAATTGGTCTTAAAGCGTCGTTCTTTGACTCAAAAAGCTTTTGGGGAAGAATTAGGAATCGCTTGGTCAACAATTAACAAATTTTTTAACGGTAAACCGATTTATAGAACAATTTTTTTGGAAATTTGTCATCAACTAAGCTTAGATTGGCAAGAAATAGTTGGGATAAAAGATATAAAAAATGATGAAACTCCATCTCAGCTGCTAGCAGATGTCCGTCGCTACGCTTCTATTGCTAGAGAAGCACTTAATCCGCGCATTTTACAAAGAATTGAACGTAAAATCGTTCAAGAAAAATATATACCTGCCATTCAACGTGGTATTAGCAACGTACAACCAAGAATTGTACCGATTATCGCACCAGCTGGATACGGAAAAAGTACAATTTTAGGAAACATTTACGACGAACTGATTAAAGTAGAAGTCAGTTGGGTAGTACTTGTTTTATGCAACTCTTTCAATATTGAATCAACACCATCAGCAGAAAAGTTAGCATTTACTTTAGGTGAAACAGCTAGCGGTAAACAACTATCGATCGCGCAGTTAGCTGCTAATTTAAAAATAGAATGTGGTAGGGGTGTTTTGTTAATCGATACCTTAGATTTAGTTTTAAACCGCCATTTAGCAACAGCTTTTACTAATGTAATGCGACAATTAATAGATGCAGGCGCAACGGTAGTTTTTACTTGTCGCGATCACGAATACAATGACTTTTTAGAACCTCCCCGCGAAAAGATGGCAGCAATTAGCGATACAATCGATCGCTATAACGTCCCCACATTCGATCGCGCTGAAATCAGAGAAGCTGCGGCAACTTTTTTTCATAAGTCTCGAAAGACTACACTAGAAATAGGATACAGTTTTGCCGATCGCATTTTAAGTTTATCCGCTGATAGTCGTCCTCTGCAAGAAATCACCTGCAATCCCTTATTATTAGCTTTACTGTGCGATCTTTTCGCCAAAGATGGCAATGTTCCTGCTGACTTAACTGTGAGTAAACTTTACCAAAGATATTGGCACGAAAAAATTGTTTACAGCCGTATTGATGACAGTCATACTTCCCTATTAGCGCTTGAAAAAGAAAATTTCTGTCTCGCTTTCGCCAAATCTCTATTTCAAATGTCTGGTGAAAAACTTTGCGAATCTGCTTATCGAGACGAACTGGGAATTAACTTCACCAAAATTGTTGCTACGGCTTATGATAGTTTACTGAGTGAAGGTGTAATCGAACGTTTACCTTCAACGAAAATTCACTTTTTCCACCAAACTTTATTAGAATATGCGATCGCTTACTGGTTAACTAGACACAACGCCAAAGAATACCGTTATCAATTATTGCAAACTCTGCAATTAAATAATAGTACTCATAATTATTGGTTTCCTGTTATTCGCCAACTTTTAACTATTGTTGATGAATCAGAATTTGCCGAGATTGCCAATCAATTAGATATTGAACAAATGGTAGCTTTTCGAGCGATCGCTTTTGCTGCTGCTTCTCGTAGTGAAGAACAACCGCTTTTAAACTTATTACCTGTTGCTTTCATGCGAGGTAATGCTTATCAAAAAATATTGTATCGCGCCTTAGCTTCAGCTTCTGTACCTTTGCAACAAACAGCATGGAATTGTATATTAACTATTTTACGAGAAGGCGAGCGAGCTACCGCCTCTAGTGCCGCACAAACTATTGGTGCTATGCTGAATGCTTGGGGAACATCTTTAAGCGATCGTCTTGAACAAGCTATCAACGCTATATCCCTGCGTACTTCAAGCAACAATAACATTAATGAACAAGCGCAACTTTACGGCTGGTTAGTTGATGCAGTTAGTTCAATAATTACGGGAAACATTGATAATGAAGCATTACGTATTTTAGCCAAACATTATTTCAAGTTTTCCGAAGGTACTCGAACGACAGTTATTTCCCTTCACTTACTACCAGAAGTAACTCCCCACACCCAAATAGAATTATTTAATATTATCAAGACTGCACCTTTACCCAAACGTACCGAATTTAAATTTAAACAAGAATTTGCTAAATTTTTAGCCGTTACCTTACCAACCGAAATCGAAAAATCTCCCTTACCATCAACTGAAGCTTGGTTGGATAGCTTGCATCATCCGATTCAGACTGGTTTTGATTTGATTCAAGCCAAAGCGATCGGGATATGTGCAGCTAATAATCCTAATCTATTAACTGGTATTTTGCAAGACTTTATTACCGGTGATAAGAAAAATACTAATAATAATTTATTTGCTTTAATAGAAGCCATAGCTTCTGGTGCTAACAACCAAATAACTGAAGAATTAATTAAAATTAACTATCTTCCTTCAGAACGGTTTAAGTCAGTAATTACCCTTTTAAAGGAGATGAATAGTACGCTGGAGTTTAGCCAGCGTGAATCTTTAGCGAACTGGATAAAACCAATGGCGATCGAGTATCCCGAACAATGGTTGCCAAGTTTGGCTGATTTAGCTCAAAATTCTCCAACAATCCAAAACTTAGTTATAGAACTATTCTCGAATTTACCATTAGAAAAACAAGCAGCTACAGTCAACAAAAATTTGTTATTACTTATTCCTAAATTAGCAGATAGCTTATCCAATATAACTGATGATGAGCGAATTTATTTGGCATTAATTGAAGTTTATCAAGAGAGTGCAAAAACCTCTGACTCAGATATTTACAAGTTAATTGATTTTACAGTAAAATCGCATAAGAAGATAGCTATTGCTGCTGCTACTGCTATCTTTAGCTTATCTGGAGAAAGAAGTTTACCAAATTTAAGAGAGTTCTTACCTTTGGCAAATTCTAGCTTTCCAGGAGTCAGACTAAACTATTTATCAAGTGTGAAAAACCAGATAAGTCAATGGAATCTAATTATATACGAATCCGAATTAACAGAAATTTGTGCCAAATTTGCTCATGAAACAGAACCGCAAGTAATTCAACAGTTATGCGAACTAGTAGCTATTTGGGTTGATTTAAATAAATCTGTTCCTGGCAAAGTAGCACAAATTATTGGTGATATTCCCTCTCGGTTATTTGCACAGGGTTTATTAGAAGGAGGAGTTGTAGGTGCAGCGATCGATACTTTAAACGTCATCGCGCAGCTTTCAAACCCCAATCTAAGTTCCCTGATTATAAATGTGACGCGACAGCTTTTACATCAAATAGATCTCAAAAAAGTTCAAGAGTCAAAAGTTGTCGATTTATTAGGTTCTGTAGCACGAATTGATTTAAACTTTTTACCGTATATAATTAATGAAGATTGTGCATCATTACCAGCGAGAAACCAACGCATAGTGGCGTTAACTGTCAGAAGAGTAGAGGGAATCGACTCACCTTTGCTGAAATGGTTTTTAATCAACCACAACAGCCAAGCAGAAGTAAAAAATTTAATTTTAGAATGGCAGGGTTTTTAGCAATATTTAAGTAAAAAGAATGTTTATAAAATACAGCTATATAAGGTATGTCTAAAAAAGAGATATATTCATTTTATTAAAAAATAAACATTTATGGTCATCAATCAGGAAATTTTGATATAGCTTGGCATTAAGAAATAGATATGTCACATTTGACATTTGGGTTATTAAGCTACGCTGAGGCAGCAACAAACTATTAAAAACTTACTAAAAGGTACGCCTTTGCTACTCAAGGTTGCAAATTCGAGTGTGTCGTTAAAAAACCGTAAATTTACGCTAGTTTTGTTTTGGTACTCTGTCTTAAATTAAAAACTTGGAACAACCAACAATTAAGTATGGCAAACTTGCTAGCAGGCACAGAAGTGGAAGCGCGATCGCTACGCTGGGAAGTAGTAAGCAGTACCCAACTAGGGCAGCAAACACTTTACCGTCTGCGCTGCTTAGAGGGAGAACTGCGCGGGGAAGAATTTGACATCCTCTATCCCTTTGAATCTATTGAACCAGTAATTCGCGATTTGCGTCCAGACCGCGCTGCACCATTAAGTAATTGGTTGGTTTACCACCAAGCTTTTCTTTTGGAACAAGCACTGGGAACGGATGCACTGCTGGCAGTTCAACCAGGTCGTCTTTACCTTGAATCTTATCAACTGGTTCCGGTTCTGCGTGCTATTCGCATGAGTCGGGTGCGTTTGCTGTTGGCAGATGGAGTTGGTTTGGGGAAAACTATTCAAGCAGGGTTAATTATTACCGAGTTGATGGCGCGGCGAGTAGCGCATCGGATTTTAATTGTTTCTCCGGCAGGGCCATTGTTGGAACAGTGGAAACTGGAAATGGCAGAACGGTTTGGTTTGCGGATGGATGAAATTAACCGCGCTAGGTTGGAGGAAATTCGCAGAGGCACGGAGTTAGGCGCAAATCCATTTGACCATATTTCCTTGGGAATTGCTTCGATCGATTTTCTGAAACAGGAAAAAATTATCGATTTGCTCGAAAGAGCGAGTTATGACATGGTGGTGTTGGATGAAGCGCATCACTGTATGGACTTAGGCGCGATCGAGGATCGGGAAGATTCTCAGCGCCGCCGACTTGCCCAAGTGTTAGCGCGTCGCTGTGATTCGTTACTATTACTAACGGCGACTCCCCATGATGGCAATGACCGTTCCTTTGCATCTCTGTGCGAACTGTTAGACCCTTCTTTGATAGATGGAAGAGGAAGTTTGAGAAGCGATCGCTATCGTCGCCATGTTGTCCGTCGCTTGAAATCTCATATTCCTGGACGCTTCAAAACTCGCATCGTCCGACCAATATCAGTAACAGCTTCGCCAACATTACATCCTAATTTTGTAGTGTTACAACAGGGATTACTGGAATTAATTGCACCAGAACTCCGTCGCGCTTTTAGGAATAAGCGTTATAACGATGTGTTGGCATTTATTGCTTTACTCAAACGCAGTGTTTCCACTGTGGCAGCTTGTAAATCAACATTAACAGTGGTGGCAGAACGATTTCAACAGTTGCTAACAGAAGGTTCGGAAACTCAAGAAAGTAAAAGGCAGAGGTTAAAAACACTACGAGATTACTATCGAAAATTAGAACGGTTTGGCACGGTTAGTTTTGAAGAAGAACAAGAACAATTTGCCTTAGAAGCAGAAGAGTTAGCGCAAAATTTAGCCGAATTAGAACGGGAAGTTCGGTCTGGTTCGCGGAGTGTGGCTAAAATTTCTAATTTAGTAGAAGCACTGGATAATTTAGTTGAATTAGCTGATGTAGCAGTTGAACAAGATCCCAAATTGCACCAATTAATTGAAGAAATTCAACAAATTCGCTCTTCTGAACCAAATGCTAACGTACTAATTTACACGGAGTATATCACCAGTCAACGTGCAGCAGCAAAAGCAATTCAAGCTGCGAAACTGGGCGAAGTATTGATGCTTTCTGGTGATGATGCAGATAAGGTGCGCTTAGAAATTACCGATCGCTTTCGCACAGAAACTAATTTAATATTAGTTAGCACTGATACCGCAGCAGAAGGTTTGAATTTACAGCAACGCTGTCATCATTTAATTCATTTAGAATTACCGTTTAATCCTAATCGATTAGAACAACGTAATGGAAGAATTGACCGTTTTGGGCAAGACCTCGATCCAATTGTCAGTTATTTGTTTTTACGGGGGACTTTTGAAGAGCGCATCTTACTGCGGTTGATTGCTAAGTATGAAAAACAACGAGCTATTTTGACTTTTGTGCCGAATACTTTGGGTTTAACAACTTCTACAGATGCAACCACTGCTAAACTATTAAAGGGATTGATGGATGAAGATGCGAAACTTTTTGAAGATGATACGCCGTTGTTAGTTGATTTAGAAACGGCAGATGAAAATGAGGGAACCGATCCAGCCACTCGCGAATTATTAGAAGAAATTGACCATTCTTTAAAAGGATTTCGGGAAGCAGCACGCACTCATACTTGGTTAGGCGATGCTGGGTTAAATGCAGAGTCGCGACTGCTGGCGGAAGCAGGGGAAGCAAAGGAAAAAGGCGATCGCACCCTATCAGTCAACCTCCTCAGTTTTGTCCGTGATGCCGTTTATCTGGATGGCGGCGACTTTCGGGAAACGACGCAAACTGACATTTTTGAGGTGCGACTTCCCTCAAATTGGTGTTATGGGTTGGAGGAATTACCGGGATATGATGCAAATACGCGCTATTTGCGATTAACTACGAATTTGGACGTTACCCGCGATGCCCAAAACCGCCCTGTGGGATTTTTGGGTCGCGCCCATCCTCTAGTCAGACGTGCTTTAGACCGAGTGCGAAATTTATCTTTTGGCAATGCAGATTCATACAGCCAAGACCCTCGCGCTAGTGTAGTAAAAGCAGATGTTCCAAGTCCTACTTTACTATTTACATTTCTCGGTCGGGTTGCTAGCAGAATGGGGTCAGAATTTGAGCGAGTATTGGCGGTGAAGATTACCCATGAAAGAGAAACAGAATTTTATTTGCAAGCAAACCAATGGTTATGTTTGATAGATCCAAAACGGGCAATTAATACCAAAGATGTTTGGCAAAATTATTTTCAGCAGGGATGGGAAACGGCAAAAAGTTCGGCGCACTCAACTGCTGAAGGAGGTTGGCAGGTAGCAGTGAAAGATTTTGTTCGGGGATATACCCTTGAGTTAGAACGGGAACAAGATGCGATCGCCCAATGGTTGCAACTGCGAACTCAGGAAATTACTGGGGAAGTTGTCACCGCTATTCAAAGAAGTTTATTTGATACTGCTAACTCAGAAGAGCCAACTTTTCAGTCAGAATGGATGTATCTCAAAGACCCCGCGCAAAGGTTAGCTGCTTATGCCACTGATGTCACTCAACCTGCGAAACTGCGTAGCGAAGCGGACGGGGTGTTACGTATCTATCGCCAGCGTTGCGAAATGATACAGTCGAGATTAGCACTGAGTAACCCAGAAATTTTGCCCTTGGGTGTTTTGATGCTGGTTCCAGAGGTAAATTATGACACTTGAACTACTCCAACAATGTACTTTCACCGGGCCAGCACTACCTGAACCTTTTGTGCGGTTTGAGTTAGAAAAGGAACTGACTAAGGCGAAACTTTTACCCAAAACAACGGGGAATGAAGGTAAGGAATTAGACGAAGCTTGGCAAGTTTATCGTCGCAAATTGCGGGAATTGGCGACTAGAGGCGGTGCATTGCGGGTGAGAAATCATGCTATTAGCCCCTTGGTGAAGTTATTGGGGTACGATCGCATTGAGTCAGACGGTGAAGTAGAAACCCGCGAAGGTTTGGAGTCAGGCGGTGAAGTACTGATAACTGCCGATAATTCAACTAAATTAAGGGTTTGGTGTACTGATTTTGAGACAGATTTAGATGCACCAGCAAAACGGGGTGCTGCTTATCGCTATAGTTATTTACGCATTGCCCAAAGAGTATTACTAACTTGTGGGGAACGGTTGGGACTCTTAACAAATGGGGTGGAATTACGGTTATTAATTTCAGATCCGGCTCGTCCTGATTCCCAGATTACCATTGCTATTGACCCCCATTGGAAACGCGGCAGGAATATTCCCGATTCTTTTTTGTTGCTGTTGGCGTTGGTGTCTCCCAATGGGGTGAAGGCATTACCGGAATTGGTGGAAAAAGCCCGGTTGCAGCAGGCGCGGGTAACGAAGGAATTACGAGTACAGGCGCGGCGTGCGGTGGAAAGGTTTATTCAAGAGATTTTAGATCGTCCTGAACAAGTGTCAGGTGTCAGGGGGTTAGGTGTCAGCGAACAAGAGTCTGGACAGTTGTCTGGAATGAATGAACTAGCGTCTGCACTCGATGAACTAGCGTCTGCACTCAATGAACTAGCGTCTGGAATTAGTGGACAGGTTTCTGGACAGATGTCAGGAGTCAGAGGTGATGTTTCAGGAACAGAAAACCTGACACCTACACTTGATACCTCTTCCTTCGCTAAACAACTTTGGAAAGAAGGATTAATTATTGTTTATCGCTTACTATTTATTCTCAAATTAGAAAGTAGCGATAACCCCGCACAAGCATTTAGTTTTGCTTCTACAAGTTTGTGGCGAAATACTTTTTCTCCGAGTATGGCACTGGCGAATTATGCGCGCAAAGTGCTAGATGACGGATGGGAAACTGGCAGTCTTTTAGAGAATGGATTGCGTGCTTTATTCCGTTTATTTGCTGAAGGTTTATCATGTACTGAATTAAATGTCAAGCCTTTGGGCGGTGCTTTATTTGGGGCAAATAGTACGCCTATTTTGTCGAAATTGAAATGGGGAGAACGGGCAATTTCTCACCTGTTAGACCAACTTTTATGGACTATGCCGCAAGCAGGAAAAGCGCGGGAAAGGGTGCATTATGGTTCTTTGGATGTGGAAGATTTAGGACGAGTTTATGAAGCTTTGTTGGAATTAGAACCGGGAATTACCACTGAACCAATGTGTCGATTAAGGCGGCAAAAATTAGAGGTAGTTGTTCCAGTTGCTCAAGGTGAAAAGTATCGACCAGTTAGTAGTAAAGAGTTTAGTGTTGAGTTGGAACAAGAGGAAGAAGACGAAACAGAAGAGGAGGAAGAAGATACACCTAAACGGGGGAAAAAGACGAAGGTTGATTGGATAGAGGAAATTCCACCTGGGCGTTTTTATTTGCGGGTGGGATTGGGTAGAAAAGCGAGTGGTTCTTATTATACGCCGCATTCCTTTGTACGTTTTTTGGTTAAGGAAACTTTGGAACCTCAAATTAATGAAAGATCGCCTAAAGATGACCCAAAACCAGGGGAAATTCTCAAGCTTAAGGTGTTAGATCCAGCGATGGGAAGCGGTCATTTTTTGGTAGAAGCTTGTCGGTTTTTAGGGGATAAATTATATGAAGCTTGTCGCTTATGTGATGAGTTGGCGACGGAAGCGGAGAAGCAAGCGGAAGAAATAAAAAACCGGATTTCTTCAGCAGAATTATCAGCAGAAACTCAATTACTAGAAACAGCATTATCTAAAGCTAAACTCTACCGTCAACGGGTGATAGATTTACCCGATCCTGATGATAAATTATTGAAATATTTGCCTTCTTCTGCACCGGAAAAAGAGGAAACTGGTTATTCTCAAACTGAGGCGATCGCTTTATGTCGGCGGTTAGTGGCGGTGCATTGTCTTTACGGTGTCGATAAGAACCCATTAGCGGTGGAATTGGCGAAGTTATCCCTCTGGTTAGAGTCTCATGGTGAAGGGTTGCCTTTGACTTTTTTAGATCACCGTTTGGTAGTGGGAGATTCTTTAACAGGGCCATTTTTTGAGCATTTATTGAAGGAACCAGGTTCGCAAGATGATGTACAAAAGCTAATTTGGCAAGGGGTAAATCAACAGTTTAGAAATGCAATTAATGAGGCATTAAAGCACGTCCGAGATTTAGAAGCAACTATCGGGGTAAATATTTCCGAAATTCAGGCGAAGGAAGCTGCAAAGGCGAGGTTAGATCGGGCTTTAGCTCCTTTTAAAATTGTAGCGGCAGCTTGGGCTGGTGGGGTAATGTTGGGTAAGGGTAAGTGTGACGATCTTGCTTATTCTCGGTTAGTGCAAACGGTGGGAACAACGGGAGATTTACCGGAAGATTTAGGGCAGGTTTCGGGTTTTGGGTATCAGGTTTTAGAAAGTTCTGATGCGGAACAATTAAACCCTGAAAAATCAAAGCTTTTGGCAATGATTGCGCGGGGTTTGGGTGTGGAAAGCGTACCCTCTAAGCGTGAGGATTTGTTGGCGGTTTTGGTGTCGGGTGAATGTGTGCCAGCTTTGTCTTATGATTTGACTTT contains:
- a CDS encoding helicase-related protein; protein product: MANLLAGTEVEARSLRWEVVSSTQLGQQTLYRLRCLEGELRGEEFDILYPFESIEPVIRDLRPDRAAPLSNWLVYHQAFLLEQALGTDALLAVQPGRLYLESYQLVPVLRAIRMSRVRLLLADGVGLGKTIQAGLIITELMARRVAHRILIVSPAGPLLEQWKLEMAERFGLRMDEINRARLEEIRRGTELGANPFDHISLGIASIDFLKQEKIIDLLERASYDMVVLDEAHHCMDLGAIEDREDSQRRRLAQVLARRCDSLLLLTATPHDGNDRSFASLCELLDPSLIDGRGSLRSDRYRRHVVRRLKSHIPGRFKTRIVRPISVTASPTLHPNFVVLQQGLLELIAPELRRAFRNKRYNDVLAFIALLKRSVSTVAACKSTLTVVAERFQQLLTEGSETQESKRQRLKTLRDYYRKLERFGTVSFEEEQEQFALEAEELAQNLAELEREVRSGSRSVAKISNLVEALDNLVELADVAVEQDPKLHQLIEEIQQIRSSEPNANVLIYTEYITSQRAAAKAIQAAKLGEVLMLSGDDADKVRLEITDRFRTETNLILVSTDTAAEGLNLQQRCHHLIHLELPFNPNRLEQRNGRIDRFGQDLDPIVSYLFLRGTFEERILLRLIAKYEKQRAILTFVPNTLGLTTSTDATTAKLLKGLMDEDAKLFEDDTPLLVDLETADENEGTDPATRELLEEIDHSLKGFREAARTHTWLGDAGLNAESRLLAEAGEAKEKGDRTLSVNLLSFVRDAVYLDGGDFRETTQTDIFEVRLPSNWCYGLEELPGYDANTRYLRLTTNLDVTRDAQNRPVGFLGRAHPLVRRALDRVRNLSFGNADSYSQDPRASVVKADVPSPTLLFTFLGRVASRMGSEFERVLAVKITHERETEFYLQANQWLCLIDPKRAINTKDVWQNYFQQGWETAKSSAHSTAEGGWQVAVKDFVRGYTLELEREQDAIAQWLQLRTQEITGEVVTAIQRSLFDTANSEEPTFQSEWMYLKDPAQRLAAYATDVTQPAKLRSEADGVLRIYRQRCEMIQSRLALSNPEILPLGVLMLVPEVNYDT
- a CDS encoding N-6 DNA methylase is translated as MTLELLQQCTFTGPALPEPFVRFELEKELTKAKLLPKTTGNEGKELDEAWQVYRRKLRELATRGGALRVRNHAISPLVKLLGYDRIESDGEVETREGLESGGEVLITADNSTKLRVWCTDFETDLDAPAKRGAAYRYSYLRIAQRVLLTCGERLGLLTNGVELRLLISDPARPDSQITIAIDPHWKRGRNIPDSFLLLLALVSPNGVKALPELVEKARLQQARVTKELRVQARRAVERFIQEILDRPEQVSGVRGLGVSEQESGQLSGMNELASALDELASALNELASGISGQVSGQMSGVRGDVSGTENLTPTLDTSSFAKQLWKEGLIIVYRLLFILKLESSDNPAQAFSFASTSLWRNTFSPSMALANYARKVLDDGWETGSLLENGLRALFRLFAEGLSCTELNVKPLGGALFGANSTPILSKLKWGERAISHLLDQLLWTMPQAGKARERVHYGSLDVEDLGRVYEALLELEPGITTEPMCRLRRQKLEVVVPVAQGEKYRPVSSKEFSVELEQEEEDETEEEEEDTPKRGKKTKVDWIEEIPPGRFYLRVGLGRKASGSYYTPHSFVRFLVKETLEPQINERSPKDDPKPGEILKLKVLDPAMGSGHFLVEACRFLGDKLYEACRLCDELATEAEKQAEEIKNRISSAELSAETQLLETALSKAKLYRQRVIDLPDPDDKLLKYLPSSAPEKEETGYSQTEAIALCRRLVAVHCLYGVDKNPLAVELAKLSLWLESHGEGLPLTFLDHRLVVGDSLTGPFFEHLLKEPGSQDDVQKLIWQGVNQQFRNAINEALKHVRDLEATIGVNISEIQAKEAAKARLDRALAPFKIVAAAWAGGVMLGKGKCDDLAYSRLVQTVGTTGDLPEDLGQVSGFGYQVLESSDAEQLNPEKSKLLAMIARGLGVESVPSKREDLLAVLVSGECVPALSYDLTFAEVFYPSGNLGNRQGFDAVLGNPPWDRIRPFVKEFYAGIDIGILDASTKKERDSIEYKLSQQPNIKATFEAYTEEFDAQGRVHDAKFKWQSVRIGDVWAGRGNADAYCLFAEASTLFLKKGGLVGLVLPSAFHANEGATGIRQLYLENMGLKCCYSFENRRKIFEIHLSFKFATVIAQKGKITTEFPCGFYLHDDKCLFNGYTAQNLLIYSLDFIKKTGGDYLNLLELRSLKDLEVAEVCFLNGVSFGRVCEQINLQLGVQADMTRDKWRFIPTAEVLSDGKDPRKPDVSSQLIKMGYLVLHEGKTFWHFDDSWEERPNNVIHIQKLTDKTEWIRLACYFRVAYRAIASSTNERTIIFNVLPSGAVFGNSSPVERDPYSCSRYLVLKIIAITNTFIFDWTARIRAGANINQFILFSCPLPSKLFFDTQHQRPKAFLSHSALRLTCNHAGYLPLWQEQLGNEWREPNKEPLTFPVLSTDDERWQIRAAIDAVVADAYGLNREQYAHILSTFSHKSYLKAPQLCLACFDELQNIGLEAFTQKYDPYWDIPLNENLPKPVIELPTPEVNTNAVSTDDGTFQLTAPPTEKPKSRRKKK